In Novosphingobium sp. MMS21-SN21R, a single genomic region encodes these proteins:
- a CDS encoding alpha/beta hydrolase — protein MTEQTTHFVRPDVKAFLDFLNGVNAPPMSQLPLEMARASYIAMGEMAELPPRELAVIRDLTCPGPASDIPLRLYDAQATREPGPAVVFFHGGGFVIGDLESHHSLCTEIAAELDLPVIAVDYRLAPEHPFPAAPDDCEAAARWIAGNSDVLGREITGLIPMGDSAGGNLTIVITQALMEKPAAVPVVMQVPIYPVSDDKPDHQSFRDFAEGFMLTADSMNWFAGAYQAVAGHKRAFPIYGDHSSTPPTVLVTASLDPIRDSGRAYGAELIRAGAEVVFLEMKGTIHTFTQVRKAIPSGQADMQSIFAAVRLLLERSR, from the coding sequence ATGACCGAGCAGACCACACACTTTGTGCGCCCTGATGTGAAGGCATTTCTCGATTTCCTGAACGGGGTAAACGCCCCGCCGATGAGTCAGCTCCCGCTTGAGATGGCCCGCGCCAGCTACATCGCCATGGGTGAAATGGCAGAATTGCCTCCGCGCGAACTTGCCGTGATCCGCGACCTGACATGCCCCGGCCCCGCTAGCGACATTCCGTTGCGCCTTTACGATGCCCAGGCCACGCGCGAACCTGGCCCGGCGGTGGTGTTTTTCCATGGCGGGGGGTTCGTGATCGGGGATCTCGAAAGCCATCACAGCCTGTGCACCGAAATCGCTGCCGAACTCGATCTACCGGTGATTGCGGTGGATTACCGCCTCGCCCCGGAACACCCCTTCCCCGCCGCGCCCGACGATTGCGAAGCCGCCGCACGCTGGATTGCCGGCAATTCTGACGTGCTGGGGCGCGAGATCACCGGGCTCATCCCCATGGGCGATTCTGCGGGCGGCAATCTCACCATCGTGATCACACAAGCTTTGATGGAAAAGCCCGCGGCGGTTCCGGTGGTCATGCAGGTTCCGATCTACCCGGTCAGTGATGACAAGCCCGATCATCAGTCGTTCCGTGATTTCGCCGAAGGTTTCATGCTGACGGCGGACTCAATGAACTGGTTTGCGGGCGCATATCAGGCGGTCGCCGGACACAAGCGCGCCTTTCCTATCTACGGAGACCATTCGTCGACACCACCAACGGTGCTAGTGACGGCGAGCCTCGATCCGATTCGCGATAGCGGACGGGCTTATGGTGCGGAACTGATCCGCGCCGGAGCAGAGGTCGTGTTCCTCGAAATGAAGGGCACGATTCACACATTCACGCAGGTGCGCAAGGCAATCCCGAGCGGACAGGCAGACATGCAATCCATCTTCGCGGCCGTGCGGCTGCTGCTGGAAAGGTCAAGATGA
- a CDS encoding 3-hydroxybutyrate dehydrogenase codes for MFLKGKCALVTGSTSGIGLAYARALAAEGADVVLNGFGDPEEIAKLCKELATTSGGRAIYAPADLTKREGTEAMMAAALAEFGTVDILINNAGMQHVAPVDEFPVDKWDAIIALNLTSAFDACRLAIPGMKANGWGRIIFTASAHSLTASPFKAAYVSAKHGLTGLAKTIALELATNGVTANCISPGYVWTPLVENQIPDTMKARNMTREQVINDVMLVRQPTKEFVQPEDLAALALFLCRHEARNITGANYNMDGGWIAE; via the coding sequence ATGTTCCTGAAGGGCAAGTGCGCGCTTGTGACCGGCTCCACCTCTGGCATTGGCCTTGCCTATGCGCGGGCGCTGGCTGCCGAAGGCGCCGACGTGGTTCTCAATGGCTTTGGCGATCCAGAAGAGATTGCCAAGTTGTGTAAGGAACTGGCGACAACCAGCGGAGGTCGCGCGATTTATGCGCCAGCTGACCTGACCAAGCGCGAAGGCACCGAAGCCATGATGGCGGCAGCGCTGGCAGAATTCGGCACGGTCGACATTCTGATCAACAATGCAGGAATGCAGCATGTTGCCCCGGTCGATGAATTTCCGGTCGACAAGTGGGATGCAATCATCGCGCTGAACCTGACATCGGCGTTCGACGCCTGCCGTCTCGCCATTCCGGGGATGAAGGCCAATGGCTGGGGACGAATCATCTTCACCGCCTCGGCGCACTCGCTGACAGCCTCGCCGTTCAAAGCGGCCTATGTTTCGGCCAAGCACGGCCTCACCGGCCTTGCCAAGACCATAGCACTGGAACTTGCCACGAACGGGGTTACCGCAAACTGTATCAGCCCCGGCTATGTTTGGACGCCGCTGGTGGAAAACCAGATCCCCGATACGATGAAGGCGCGAAACATGACGCGCGAGCAGGTCATCAACGATGTCATGCTGGTGCGCCAGCCGACCAAGGAATTCGTCCAGCCCGAAGATCTTGCCGCGCTTGCGCTATTCCTGTGCCGCCATGAGGCTCGGAACATTACCGGGGCGAACTACAACATGGATGGGGGCTGGATCGCCGAATAG
- a CDS encoding 2-oxoacid:ferredoxin oxidoreductase subunit beta, with product MNDMTPITKVQTTLKDWETDQEVRWCPGCGDYAILKAVQRTLPELGSDPANTVFVSGIGCSSRFPYYIESYGFHTIHGRAPAFATGVKLANPDLDVWIVTGDGDGMSIGGNHTMHILRRNVNVQILLFNNEIYGLTKGQFSPTSREGTNSPTSPLGSVDRPASPCAFALGSGARFIARAYDVSKNLGGVLKAAHGHKGAAFVEIFQNCIVYNKDRFDDFVAKGVADQNQLWVEDGQPMLFGSEKSGGIKGIALDMETLSLKVVDVVDGDWKAVGVIVHNVKNRAIAHMLVEMPFGPFPMALGVIYDDPRPTYEESLLGQDAKSREGKEANLAKLLAKGQTWTVSGTAADPI from the coding sequence ATGAACGACATGACCCCCATCACCAAGGTCCAGACCACGCTCAAGGACTGGGAAACCGATCAGGAAGTGCGCTGGTGCCCGGGCTGCGGTGACTACGCGATCCTCAAGGCCGTGCAGCGCACGCTGCCTGAACTGGGTTCCGACCCTGCCAACACCGTGTTCGTGAGCGGCATTGGCTGCTCCAGCCGCTTCCCGTATTACATCGAAAGCTACGGCTTCCACACGATTCACGGGCGCGCACCTGCGTTTGCGACCGGCGTCAAGTTGGCCAATCCCGATCTCGACGTATGGATCGTTACCGGTGATGGCGACGGCATGTCGATCGGCGGCAACCACACGATGCACATTCTGCGCCGCAACGTGAACGTGCAGATCCTGCTGTTCAACAACGAGATCTACGGCCTGACCAAGGGCCAGTTCTCGCCGACCAGTCGCGAGGGCACCAACAGCCCGACTTCGCCATTGGGTTCGGTCGACCGTCCAGCCAGCCCTTGCGCTTTCGCGCTGGGTTCAGGTGCGCGTTTCATCGCGCGGGCCTATGACGTGTCGAAGAACCTCGGCGGCGTGCTCAAGGCGGCGCACGGCCACAAGGGCGCGGCGTTCGTGGAAATCTTCCAGAACTGCATCGTCTACAACAAAGACCGCTTTGACGATTTCGTCGCCAAGGGTGTGGCCGACCAGAACCAGCTTTGGGTCGAAGACGGCCAGCCGATGCTGTTCGGAAGCGAGAAGTCTGGCGGGATCAAGGGCATCGCCCTCGACATGGAGACGCTCAGCCTCAAGGTCGTCGATGTTGTGGACGGTGACTGGAAGGCGGTGGGCGTGATCGTTCACAACGTCAAGAACCGCGCCATCGCGCACATGCTTGTGGAAATGCCGTTTGGACCGTTCCCGATGGCGCTTGGTGTGATTTACGACGATCCGCGCCCGACTTACGAGGAATCGCTGCTCGGTCAGGATGCGAAATCGCGCGAAGGCAAGGAAGCCAATCTCGCCAAGCTGCTCGCCAAGGGCCAGACCTGGACGGTGAGCGGCACGGCGGCCGACCCGATCTGA
- a CDS encoding tetratricopeptide repeat protein, with protein sequence MRYAPVALALSLIVGVTGSMGTAKSSVPLDPRVEALIKDGRSAIARGDIGAATDSFEAALAVDPGSPAPLIGLADAARRDGLQGKAIHYYREALERDPNNVAAISGEGGAMVEKGALEKARRNLARLEGLCGKGCAETTDLAAAIARGPAPRVVSAEAVKPEPKVESN encoded by the coding sequence ATGCGTTACGCCCCCGTTGCTCTTGCTCTCTCCCTGATCGTCGGCGTTACCGGCAGCATGGGCACCGCAAAAAGCTCAGTCCCGCTTGATCCCCGTGTCGAGGCACTGATCAAGGATGGCCGCTCAGCCATTGCGCGGGGCGACATCGGAGCCGCAACCGACAGTTTCGAAGCGGCGCTAGCAGTTGATCCGGGAAGCCCGGCGCCTTTGATCGGGCTGGCCGATGCAGCACGCCGCGATGGCCTGCAAGGCAAGGCCATTCACTACTACCGCGAGGCGCTTGAGCGCGATCCGAATAACGTCGCCGCGATTTCCGGCGAGGGCGGGGCCATGGTCGAGAAGGGCGCGCTGGAAAAGGCGCGCCGTAATCTCGCAAGGCTTGAAGGGCTGTGCGGCAAGGGTTGCGCCGAAACGACTGATCTTGCCGCTGCGATTGCGCGTGGTCCTGCGCCGCGCGTGGTGTCCGCCGAAGCGGTCAAGCCCGAGCCCAAGGTCGAGAGCAACTGA
- a CDS encoding RNA pyrophosphohydrolase, which translates to MNDHIAGLPYRPCVGVMLVNSAGLVFVGKRIDNKEGDAWQMPQGGIDDGEELHPAALRELAEETGVSPELVTIIAESRDEHFYDLPEELLGRLWGGKYRGQRQKWLLLRFGGEDSDINLNAHDPAEFLDWRWVEPEQLPDLIVPFKKRVYRQIVEEFRDLI; encoded by the coding sequence ATGAACGATCATATCGCCGGGCTTCCCTATCGCCCTTGCGTCGGCGTGATGCTGGTCAATTCGGCTGGCCTCGTGTTCGTGGGCAAGCGGATCGACAACAAGGAAGGCGATGCCTGGCAGATGCCGCAGGGCGGGATCGATGACGGGGAAGAGCTTCATCCCGCGGCCTTGCGTGAACTGGCCGAGGAAACCGGCGTTTCTCCGGAACTCGTCACAATCATTGCCGAAAGCCGCGACGAGCATTTCTACGACTTGCCCGAGGAACTTCTTGGGCGACTTTGGGGCGGAAAGTATCGTGGCCAACGCCAGAAATGGCTGTTGCTTCGCTTTGGCGGCGAAGACAGCGACATCAACCTGAATGCGCACGATCCCGCAGAATTCCTCGATTGGCGCTGGGTAGAGCCCGAGCAGTTGCCCGACCTGATCGTTCCATTCAAGAAGCGGGTCTATCGCCAGATCGTCGAGGAATTCCGGGACCTGATCTGA
- a CDS encoding M28 family peptidase, with translation MLVAAKPSQRKPTQLELALKAHVETLASDDFDGREPGTEGETKTLRYLARQWFDIGMEAGTNNPGNAWFAPVELVEREPVMSRASFMRGRKKIVLPTDSVFVVTSGLRSLALDAPLVFVGQAASAVMPRAELAGRVAVMLDSLPGGADKAAAGDRAGRLLDAGALAVVTVLDGERSLEDVIARRKRAGYAVSGDKIGNDIEAFLSPETADLLLAGSAHPSVKRLHTDASAPTFAPYLLGVTGTLEATSRETRIKTHNLIGRIAGRSPGAGAVLMMAHWDHFGRCAEPPAEDLICNGAIDNASGLAVVTEAARQLAKGKQMDRDVYFVATTGEELGLLGALAFAEDPPIQLDRIVAAFNVDSTGLVPPGGPIGIVGKGMTPLDPLIGDVARRMKRKLAAGDGPNAYIKRQDSWILMQHDVPAVMVSSSYGDMDRIERFMEDTYHRPGDQAGPQIDYGGMADDVALQVELVRAFADVKRYPGPPQMRGQTP, from the coding sequence TTGCTTGTCGCCGCAAAGCCTTCCCAAAGAAAGCCCACGCAACTCGAACTCGCGCTCAAGGCCCATGTCGAAACGCTGGCGAGCGACGATTTCGACGGGCGCGAACCTGGCACCGAAGGTGAAACCAAAACACTACGCTATCTCGCGCGGCAGTGGTTCGACATCGGCATGGAAGCGGGGACGAACAACCCCGGCAACGCCTGGTTTGCGCCGGTTGAACTGGTTGAGCGCGAGCCGGTGATGTCGCGCGCCAGCTTCATGCGCGGGCGCAAGAAAATCGTTTTGCCCACTGACAGCGTGTTCGTGGTGACATCTGGCTTGCGTAGTCTTGCGCTGGACGCACCGCTGGTGTTCGTCGGCCAGGCGGCGAGCGCAGTGATGCCAAGGGCCGAACTTGCCGGCCGCGTTGCGGTGATGCTCGACAGCTTGCCTGGCGGTGCCGACAAGGCGGCTGCAGGTGATCGTGCAGGGCGTTTGCTGGATGCGGGGGCCTTGGCTGTCGTGACGGTACTCGATGGCGAGCGCAGTCTCGAAGATGTCATCGCGCGGCGAAAACGCGCAGGCTACGCGGTATCGGGCGACAAGATCGGCAACGATATCGAAGCTTTCCTGTCGCCGGAGACCGCAGATCTTCTGCTTGCGGGCTCGGCCCACCCGTCAGTGAAGCGGCTGCACACCGATGCATCTGCACCAACCTTTGCGCCTTATCTGCTGGGCGTGACCGGCACGCTTGAGGCGACCAGTCGGGAAACCCGGATCAAGACTCACAATCTGATCGGGCGCATCGCCGGCCGCAGTCCGGGAGCGGGCGCGGTGCTGATGATGGCGCACTGGGATCATTTCGGCCGGTGTGCCGAGCCGCCCGCCGAGGACCTGATCTGCAACGGCGCGATTGATAATGCCAGCGGCCTCGCAGTGGTCACCGAAGCGGCAAGGCAACTGGCCAAGGGCAAGCAGATGGACCGAGATGTCTATTTCGTTGCTACGACGGGTGAGGAACTGGGCCTGCTCGGCGCGCTCGCCTTTGCCGAGGATCCGCCGATCCAGCTCGACAGGATCGTGGCGGCGTTCAATGTCGACAGCACCGGGCTTGTTCCGCCTGGCGGGCCGATCGGCATCGTCGGCAAGGGCATGACGCCGCTTGATCCGCTGATTGGCGATGTGGCACGCCGGATGAAGCGCAAGCTGGCGGCGGGCGACGGGCCGAACGCCTATATCAAGCGTCAGGATAGCTGGATACTGATGCAGCACGATGTGCCCGCCGTCATGGTCAGCAGCAGCTACGGCGACATGGACCGGATCGAACGCTTCATGGAGGATACGTACCACCGGCCGGGTGATCAGGCAGGCCCGCAGATCGATTATGGAGGCATGGCCGATGACGTGGCGCTGCAGGTCGAACTGGTCCGCGCCTTTGCCGATGTGAAGCGCTATCCGGGGCCTCCACAAATGCGCGGCCAAACCCCCTAG
- the guaB gene encoding IMP dehydrogenase — MDIPLGLTFDDVLLRPAESDLVPSQADTRTRLTKTIGLNIPIISSAMDTVTEADMAIVMAQLGGIGVLHRNLSIEEQCAAVRAVKRFESGMVVNPITISPDATLGEANAIMRANKISGIPVVEASGKLVGILTNRDVRFADNPAQPVRELMTHENLATVQLGASGDDARRLLHQRRIEKLLVVDDAFKCIGLITVKDIEKAVTFPNATKDGAGRLRVAAATTVGEKGLERTRALIDAECDVVIIDTAHGHNRDVARAVEAAKKLSNSVQVIAGNVATAEATRSLIGAGADGIKVGIGPGSICTTRIVAGVGVPQLTAVMECAEEGEKSGVPVIADGGLRTSGDAAKALAAGASTVMIGSMLAGTEEAPGETFLYQGRAYKSYRGMGSVGAMARGSADRYFQQDIKDQMKLVPEGIEGQVPFKGPAKDVVHQLVGGIKAAMGYTGSATIEDLRKRAQFVRITNAGLRESHVHDVTITREAPNYKVG; from the coding sequence ATGGATATCCCTCTCGGCCTTACATTCGACGACGTGCTGCTGCGTCCCGCCGAGTCGGATCTGGTCCCCTCGCAGGCCGATACCCGCACGCGGCTGACCAAGACCATCGGCCTCAACATCCCGATCATTTCCTCGGCAATGGATACCGTGACCGAGGCCGACATGGCCATCGTCATGGCGCAGCTCGGCGGCATCGGCGTGCTTCACCGCAACCTGTCCATCGAAGAACAGTGCGCCGCCGTCCGGGCGGTCAAGCGTTTCGAGAGCGGCATGGTTGTCAATCCGATCACCATTTCGCCTGACGCGACGCTGGGTGAGGCCAACGCGATCATGCGCGCCAACAAGATCAGCGGTATTCCCGTGGTCGAGGCTTCGGGCAAGCTGGTCGGTATCCTGACCAACCGCGATGTGCGCTTTGCCGATAACCCAGCACAGCCCGTGCGCGAGCTTATGACGCATGAGAACCTAGCCACCGTGCAACTGGGTGCCAGTGGCGACGATGCGCGCCGCCTGCTGCACCAGCGCCGGATCGAAAAGCTGCTGGTGGTCGACGATGCGTTCAAGTGCATCGGCCTGATCACGGTCAAGGACATCGAGAAAGCGGTGACCTTCCCTAACGCGACCAAGGACGGGGCGGGCCGCTTGCGCGTGGCCGCAGCGACCACCGTCGGCGAAAAGGGGCTGGAACGCACCCGCGCGCTGATCGATGCGGAGTGCGACGTGGTGATCATCGATACCGCGCACGGCCACAACCGCGACGTCGCCCGCGCCGTCGAGGCCGCCAAGAAGCTGTCGAATTCGGTGCAGGTGATCGCTGGTAACGTGGCAACGGCCGAGGCGACGCGCTCGCTGATCGGTGCCGGTGCCGATGGGATCAAGGTCGGCATCGGGCCCGGCTCGATCTGCACGACGCGGATCGTCGCGGGCGTGGGCGTGCCGCAGCTGACGGCAGTGATGGAATGCGCCGAGGAGGGCGAAAAGTCGGGCGTGCCGGTGATCGCCGATGGCGGTCTCCGGACCTCGGGCGATGCGGCCAAGGCGCTTGCCGCAGGGGCAAGCACGGTAATGATCGGATCGATGCTGGCAGGCACCGAGGAAGCGCCGGGCGAGACGTTCCTCTATCAGGGCCGGGCCTACAAGTCCTATCGCGGCATGGGTTCGGTGGGTGCGATGGCGCGCGGCAGTGCGGATCGCTATTTCCAGCAGGACATCAAGGACCAGATGAAGCTGGTGCCCGAAGGTATCGAAGGTCAGGTGCCGTTCAAGGGCCCGGCCAAGGACGTGGTCCACCAGCTTGTCGGCGGAATCAAGGCAGCGATGGGATACACCGGCAGCGCCACCATCGAAGACTTGCGCAAGCGTGCGCAGTTCGTGCGCATCACCAACGCGGGCCTGCGCGAAAGCCACGTCCATGACGTGACGATCACGCGCGAGGCGCCGAACTACAAGGTCGGATGA
- a CDS encoding 2-oxoacid:acceptor oxidoreductase subunit alpha, whose protein sequence is MATLVEGPDALTGGKDDLTPEAVVVRFAGDSGDGMQLTGGQFTLSTALAGNDLATFPDFPAEIRAPQGTLFGVSAFQINFGSTAIDTAGDQPDVLVAMNPAALKTNVGALKRGGLIIADSGEFNKRNLEKAKYAVNPLEDGSLENWQLLAFDISAMTLEAVKPFGLGNKEALRCKNMWTLGLALWMFDRDRAPLIDWLNAKFKKNQVLADANVAALNAGHAYGETAELAGPLKQYHIAPAESEPGLYRTVTGAEAISLGLVAGAQLAELPMFFGGYPITPASAILHNLTRLKEFGVTTFQAEDEIAAIASAIGASFAGQLGVTSSSGPGIALKGEAMGLAIMTELPLVIINSQRGGPSTGLPTKTEQSDLYQAIYGRNGDAPMPVIAARSAADCFEVAIEACRIAVEYMTPVMVLTDGYIANAAEPWKVPDPASFKSFPAQFLTEKNGADGELLPFARDEKGARPWIKPGTPGLMHRIGGIEKNPGTGNIDYSPASHQTMTDARRAKVDGVAASIPPQAVELGETSGKLAVVGWGSTYGPIHQAVRRARRKGQDVAQIHVRHVWPMPSNLGELLKGYDKVLVPEMNTGQFKTVLRDQFLIDAKPLNKTSGQPFTIAEIEAAIDEALA, encoded by the coding sequence ATGGCGACACTAGTTGAAGGACCGGACGCACTGACGGGCGGCAAGGACGACCTGACCCCTGAGGCAGTGGTCGTGCGTTTTGCCGGTGACTCGGGCGACGGCATGCAGTTGACCGGCGGACAGTTCACGCTTTCGACCGCGCTTGCGGGCAACGATCTTGCCACGTTCCCAGATTTTCCGGCTGAAATCCGTGCGCCGCAAGGCACACTGTTCGGCGTTTCGGCGTTCCAGATCAACTTCGGCTCGACTGCGATTGATACGGCGGGCGATCAGCCTGACGTGCTGGTGGCAATGAACCCGGCCGCGCTCAAGACCAATGTCGGCGCGCTGAAGCGTGGCGGCTTGATCATTGCCGACAGCGGCGAGTTCAACAAACGCAACCTCGAGAAGGCCAAGTACGCGGTCAACCCGCTCGAAGATGGCAGCCTCGAGAACTGGCAACTGCTGGCGTTCGACATTTCGGCGATGACGCTGGAAGCGGTAAAGCCATTCGGCCTTGGCAACAAGGAAGCGCTGCGCTGCAAGAACATGTGGACGCTGGGCCTTGCCCTGTGGATGTTCGACCGCGACCGCGCACCGCTGATCGATTGGCTCAATGCCAAGTTCAAGAAAAACCAGGTGCTGGCTGATGCCAACGTCGCCGCGCTCAACGCAGGCCATGCCTATGGCGAGACGGCTGAATTGGCAGGACCGCTCAAGCAGTATCATATTGCACCTGCCGAGAGCGAACCGGGCCTTTACCGCACGGTAACGGGCGCCGAAGCGATCAGCCTCGGGCTGGTGGCGGGTGCGCAGCTGGCAGAACTGCCGATGTTCTTTGGCGGCTATCCGATCACGCCAGCCTCGGCGATCCTGCACAACCTGACCCGGCTCAAGGAGTTCGGCGTCACCACCTTCCAGGCGGAAGACGAGATTGCCGCCATAGCCTCGGCCATCGGCGCCAGCTTTGCCGGGCAATTGGGCGTCACCTCGTCGTCTGGCCCCGGCATCGCGCTGAAGGGTGAGGCGATGGGCCTTGCGATCATGACGGAACTGCCGCTGGTGATCATCAACTCGCAGCGCGGCGGGCCGTCGACCGGCCTTCCGACCAAGACCGAGCAGTCCGACCTCTATCAGGCGATCTATGGCCGCAATGGGGATGCACCGATGCCGGTGATCGCCGCGCGCTCGGCGGCGGATTGCTTCGAAGTCGCCATCGAAGCCTGCCGCATCGCGGTGGAATACATGACCCCGGTCATGGTGCTGACTGACGGCTATATCGCCAATGCGGCAGAGCCGTGGAAGGTACCTGATCCCGCGAGCTTCAAGTCGTTCCCGGCGCAGTTCCTGACCGAGAAGAACGGTGCGGACGGCGAGTTGCTGCCGTTCGCGCGCGATGAAAAGGGCGCTCGCCCCTGGATCAAGCCGGGCACGCCGGGCCTGATGCACCGTATTGGCGGTATCGAAAAGAACCCCGGCACTGGCAACATCGACTATAGCCCCGCCAGCCATCAGACCATGACCGACGCGCGTCGCGCCAAGGTGGATGGCGTGGCCGCAAGCATTCCGCCGCAGGCCGTGGAACTGGGCGAAACGTCGGGCAAGTTGGCCGTCGTTGGTTGGGGCAGCACGTATGGCCCGATCCATCAGGCCGTGCGCCGTGCGCGCCGCAAGGGTCAGGACGTGGCTCAGATCCACGTCCGCCACGTCTGGCCGATGCCGAGCAACCTTGGCGAATTGCTGAAGGGTTACGACAAGGTGCTCGTACCCGAAATGAACACCGGCCAGTTCAAGACCGTGCTGCGCGATCAGTTCCTGATCGATGCCAAGCCGCTGAACAAGACCAGTGGCCAGCCCTTCACGATCGCGGAAATCGAAGCCGCAATTGACGAAGCTCTGGCCTGA
- a CDS encoding RsmB/NOP family class I SAM-dependent RNA methyltransferase produces the protein MTPSARLQAAIDILDAVIAAARGQGASADRIAADWFRARRFVGSKDRRAIRDLAWNAIRACGDVPQSGRAAMLRLAQGDAALPALFDGSTYGPAPIEAGEPIAEGGVAPAWLVTQMKASGLDDREQAALLGRAPLDIRANALKTNRDELRASLPMHGDLVAAPHGLRFPSGMAAESWPEFTDGLFEVQDAGSQIACMALGVQPGEAVADLCAGAGGKTLALGAAMANRGTLLACDIDRARLSRLPDRASRAGVLVETRLLNPGRELDALSDWAGRADAVMIDAPCSGTGTWRRNPEARWRLDAKALARYHAMQANVLDIGAKLVRPGGRLTYVVCSLLDAEGADRISAFLKDNPEWDDALPALPAGCAHGHGWRLTPLRDATDGFFFATIVRRVN, from the coding sequence GTGACGCCCTCGGCGCGCTTACAGGCGGCGATCGATATACTTGACGCGGTGATCGCTGCAGCGCGGGGGCAAGGGGCTTCGGCTGACCGGATTGCGGCGGACTGGTTCCGCGCCCGGCGTTTCGTTGGCTCGAAGGACAGGCGTGCAATTCGTGATCTGGCGTGGAACGCGATTCGCGCCTGTGGCGACGTGCCGCAAAGCGGCCGGGCGGCGATGCTGCGCCTGGCGCAGGGCGATGCCGCTTTGCCTGCGCTGTTCGACGGGTCGACCTATGGGCCTGCGCCGATAGAGGCGGGCGAACCAATTGCGGAAGGCGGCGTCGCGCCAGCGTGGCTCGTCACGCAGATGAAGGCTTCGGGTCTTGATGATCGCGAACAGGCCGCTTTGCTGGGCCGGGCGCCACTCGATATTCGCGCGAACGCGCTGAAGACGAACCGCGACGAATTGCGCGCATCGTTGCCAATGCACGGTGATCTGGTTGCCGCACCACATGGCCTGCGCTTCCCTTCGGGCATGGCAGCGGAAAGCTGGCCGGAATTTACCGACGGCCTGTTCGAAGTGCAGGATGCTGGCAGCCAGATTGCGTGCATGGCCTTGGGTGTGCAGCCGGGTGAGGCGGTGGCCGACTTGTGCGCCGGGGCCGGCGGCAAGACGCTGGCGCTTGGCGCGGCGATGGCCAATCGGGGCACGCTGCTGGCGTGTGACATTGATCGCGCGCGGCTGTCGCGTCTGCCAGACCGCGCTTCGCGTGCCGGGGTTCTGGTGGAGACCCGCTTGCTCAATCCCGGACGCGAACTTGATGCACTGTCCGATTGGGCGGGCAGGGCGGATGCCGTGATGATCGACGCACCCTGTTCCGGCACAGGAACATGGCGACGCAATCCTGAGGCGCGGTGGCGGCTAGATGCCAAGGCATTGGCCCGGTACCACGCGATGCAAGCCAATGTTCTCGACATCGGTGCGAAATTGGTGCGTCCGGGTGGCAGGCTGACCTATGTCGTCTGTTCGCTTCTCGATGCCGAGGGTGCGGACCGGATTTCGGCATTTCTGAAAGACAATCCTGAGTGGGATGACGCCTTACCCGCATTGCCTGCAGGTTGTGCGCACGGCCATGGCTGGCGTCTGACACCCCTCCGCGATGCCACTGACGGGTTTTTCTTCGCAACAATCGTGCGCCGTGTTAACTGA
- a CDS encoding neutral zinc metallopeptidase, whose product MRLDDFDSSINVEDQRGGGGGRFPMGGGGKLGCGSIVIALIAAVVFGVDPAQMLGSLQQGQVSAPVEQQGGASVAESCSVNEFSRESCNAMSSLNKTWEPLFAQANIAFKAPKLVFYSQAGQSGCGAAQSAMGPFYCPSDSGIYIDTDFYTEMDKQMGAGGDFARVYVMAHEYGHHLQNLLGTSDQVRQLQQRSPSQANQLSVRLELQADCYAGVWAGRNRDRIEAGDIEEGMTAAHQIGDDTLMKAAGRRPVEDAFTHGSAAQRMQWLRKGLETADEDQCDTFKDI is encoded by the coding sequence ATGCGGCTCGACGATTTCGACAGTTCCATCAACGTCGAGGACCAGCGCGGCGGCGGAGGCGGTCGCTTTCCCATGGGCGGCGGCGGCAAGCTTGGCTGCGGCTCGATTGTCATCGCCCTGATCGCGGCAGTGGTCTTCGGCGTCGATCCTGCACAAATGCTCGGTTCGCTTCAGCAGGGCCAGGTAAGTGCGCCGGTCGAGCAGCAAGGCGGCGCATCTGTGGCCGAAAGCTGTTCGGTCAACGAATTCAGCCGCGAAAGCTGCAATGCCATGTCGTCGCTCAACAAGACCTGGGAGCCGCTGTTCGCGCAGGCAAACATCGCGTTCAAGGCGCCCAAGCTGGTGTTCTATTCGCAAGCGGGGCAATCGGGGTGCGGTGCGGCGCAGAGTGCGATGGGGCCGTTCTACTGTCCGAGCGACTCCGGCATCTACATCGACACCGATTTTTACACTGAGATGGACAAGCAGATGGGGGCAGGCGGCGATTTCGCGCGGGTCTACGTGATGGCGCACGAATATGGCCACCACCTCCAGAACCTGCTGGGCACGTCGGATCAGGTGCGTCAGTTGCAGCAGCGCAGCCCAAGCCAGGCCAACCAGCTTTCGGTGCGCCTCGAGCTTCAGGCTGACTGTTACGCCGGCGTCTGGGCGGGCCGCAACCGTGATCGGATCGAGGCGGGCGATATCGAGGAAGGCATGACCGCCGCGCACCAGATTGGCGACGATACGCTGATGAAAGCCGCCGGTCGCCGGCCAGTCGAAGACGCCTTTACCCATGGCAGCGCGGCCCAGCGCATGCAATGGCTTCGCAAGGGACTGGAAACTGCGGACGAGGATCAGTGCGACACGTTCAAGGACATTTAA